One Streptomyces formicae genomic window, TCCGTCGCGGACGGCCTCGATGACGCCGTCGACCGTGTCGACGGGCACCAGCGGGCGGGCCGCGTCGTGCACCAGGACGATGTCGATGCCGTCGGGCAGGGCGTCGAGACCGGCCCGCACGGACTCCTGGCGGGTGTCGCCGCCGGGTACGACGAGGAAGTCGGTGCGCTCGGGCAGCGCGTGGTCGTCGAGGAGCGTCTTCACCTCGGGGGCGCCGTCCGGGGGTGCCACCACGACGACGAGGGAGACGGCACGGGACTCCGCCATGGCGCGCACGGCGTGGATGAGCATCGGGGTGCCGTTCAGCGCACGGAGGGCTTTGGGGGCGCCAGGGCCGAGGCGCACGCCCCGTCCTGCCGCGGGAATGACCACCGCGGTGCGGGATTCGCTAGACATCGGTTCCGTTCAGGTTTGTGTGCTCGGCCGACATGGGTATGGCCACACCGTGCCGGGCGGAACGCCTTGACCGGACCCTTCCGTGACATCTGGTCGAGTCAACGCCCGAGCCCGGCACACCAACACGGCCCCCTTGGGGGCCGCTCACATGCCTGCCTGGGTGTTCGAGAAAATCCGTGTTCGAGAAAATCCGGGTGCGGTTCGCCCGGTACGTCTTCGCCCGGTGTGTCCGGGTACGAACATGCCGCAGCGCCCGGCGACTCCGTAAAGGGTCAGCGGGCACCGCGGCATCGTTACGCCGGGTCGGCCGGAGCTCGCGCCTCGGGCCGTCCGCGCGTCAGGACGCGAGGACCTCGTCAAGCAGGGCCTCGGCCTTGTCCTCGTTCGTGTTCTCCGCGAGGGCGAGCTCGCTCACCAGGATCTGCCGTGCCTTGGCGAGCATGCGCTTCTCACCTGCGGACAGTCCGCGCTCGCGCTCCCGACGCCACAGGTCACGCACGACTTCCGCGACCTTGATGACATCGCCGGAGGCGAGCTTCTCGAGGTTCGCCTTGTAGCGGCGAGACCAGTTCGTGGGCTCTTCGGCGTACGGCGCGCGCAGCACTTCGAAGACCCGGTCCAGTCCATCCTGACCGACCACATCACGCACGCCGACGAACTCCGCATTGTCCGCTGGCACACGTACCGTCAGGTCGCCCTGGGCGACCTTCAGCACCAAGTAGGTCTTGTCCACGCCTTTGATCTGGCGAGTTTCGATGGCCTCGATCAGCGCGGCCCCGTGATGGGGATAGACCACGGTGTCGCCAACCTTGAACGTCATGTGACAGGTACCCCTTCCGTGGCTATCCATCCTAACACGAGAACTGCCTCTTCTGAATGGCGTTTTCGCAGGTCAGGGCATATCTCGGGGCTTGACAACAGCAACAGGAACGTGCTGCGGAGGGGGTGCGGAACGGGGTATTCGCAGGTCGGAGCCGCTCTCCGGGGAGGCGGAAACACACACGTTACGTACCCCTCAAGAGGGCCCCAAGAGGCCGAACGTCCCGGTTTGCCAGGTTCCAAGCGGTGAACTTCCGCTACTCCGTTCGGTCGGCGGAGAGGCGTACGGATCCGCGTCCGAGACGATTCCGGAATTGATCAAGAAGCCCGGTGATCAATTCTCCGGCCCCCCATGCATTCCTTACGGGAAATCCGCAAGGCGGGCCCGAAGAGCTCTTGACGGCGCTTATGTGAATGATGAACAAGGGGCGCCGGAACACTCCCGTGGACACCGTGGCGAAACCGCGCACGCACCCCGCGGGCGCGACGCGTGCACGACACCTCGTGACGCAAGGGGCGGGTCGGGTGCGGTGGCGCGGGAACGGCTCGGTAACCTAAGCGCGCTGACACACCCTTAGGGCGGCTTTACGGCCGTCCGCCCGTCCCGTACCGCCCACGTTCAAGGAGTAGCCGCCGCCGTGAGCCGCAGCCTTCGACGCGGCGCAATCGCCGCTTCCGCCATCGCGTTCTCGCTCGCCACGCTCGCCGCCTGCGGCGCCGGCAACAACGCGCAGACGATGGAGGTCAAGCCGGACAACGCCGCGACCTCCGTCGGTGACATCAAGATCCAGAACGCCATGGTCATCACGCAGCCGGACCTGAAGTCCAAGGGCCCCGCCGTGGTCTCCGCGACGGTGTTCAACACCGGCAGGACCGCCCAGACCCTGGAATCGATCACGGTCGACGGCACGGCCAAGAAGGCCGAGCTCACGCCCGGCAAGGACGACAAGGACTCCAAGCCGAAGGGTCCGCTGACCATCCCGGCCGGTGGCTCCGTCGTCATCGGCGGCGAGAACAACGCCGCCGCCGTCCTGCCGAGCAGCCGTGAGGCCATCAAGGACGGCAACGCGCAGAAGGTCACCTTCTCCTTCAGCAAGACCGGTGACGTGGCGCTCCAGGCGTTCGTCGTGCCCGCCGCGAGCTACTTCGCCAAGTGGGGCCCGAGCGAGCTCCCGAAGGCGCCCGAGGCGGACGGCAAGCCGTCCAAGGACGCGTCCGGCAAGCCCTCGGGCAACGCCTCGGGCAAGCCGTCCGACGGCGCGAGCACGGACCCGTCCGGCAACGCCTCCAACGGCGCGGACACCAACCCGTCCGGCGACGCCTCGCACGACGCGGGCACCGGCACGGGTACGGGCACGGGCACCGGTACCGGCTCCGAGCACTGATCGACGTACGTACGTACGCAGCAAGAAGGGCGGGACCCCCACCGGGGTCCCGCCCTTCTTCGTGCCCGCCGGCAGGCGGCGGGGCGTGCTGTTTACGGCTCGAACTTGTAGCCGAGGCCGCGGACCGTCACCAGGTAGCGCGGCGCCCCCGGGTCCGGCTCGATCTTGGCGCGCAGGCGCTTGACGTGGACGTCCAGGGTCTTGGTGTCGCCCACGTAGTCGGCGCCCCAGACGCGGTCGATGAGCTGCATGCGGGTCAGCACGCGGCCCGCGTTGCGCAGGAGCATCTCCAGGAGGTCGAACTCCTTGAGCGGCAGGTCGACCTTGGAGCCGGAGACCGTGACCACGTGGCGGTCCACGTCCATGCGGACCGGGCCCGCCTCCAGGGCCTGCGGGGTGACCTCCTCGGGCTCGCCCCTGCGGCGCAGGACGGCGCGGATGCGGGCGACCAGCTCGCGCGAGGAGAAGGGCTTGGT contains:
- a CDS encoding CarD family transcriptional regulator, which translates into the protein MTFKVGDTVVYPHHGAALIEAIETRQIKGVDKTYLVLKVAQGDLTVRVPADNAEFVGVRDVVGQDGLDRVFEVLRAPYAEEPTNWSRRYKANLEKLASGDVIKVAEVVRDLWRRERERGLSAGEKRMLAKARQILVSELALAENTNEDKAEALLDEVLAS
- the ispD gene encoding 2-C-methyl-D-erythritol 4-phosphate cytidylyltransferase, with protein sequence MSSESRTAVVIPAAGRGVRLGPGAPKALRALNGTPMLIHAVRAMAESRAVSLVVVVAPPDGAPEVKTLLDDHALPERTDFLVVPGGDTRQESVRAGLDALPDGIDIVLVHDAARPLVPVDTVDGVIEAVRDGAGAVVPALPLADTVKQVEPRDAGLPEPVVATPERARLRAVQTPQGFDRALLVRAHESVTENVTDDASMIEQLGEPVVVVPGHEEAFKVTRPLDLVLAEAVLARRRANDGF
- a CDS encoding copper chaperone PCu(A)C, with amino-acid sequence MSRSLRRGAIAASAIAFSLATLAACGAGNNAQTMEVKPDNAATSVGDIKIQNAMVITQPDLKSKGPAVVSATVFNTGRTAQTLESITVDGTAKKAELTPGKDDKDSKPKGPLTIPAGGSVVIGGENNAAAVLPSSREAIKDGNAQKVTFSFSKTGDVALQAFVVPAASYFAKWGPSELPKAPEADGKPSKDASGKPSGNASGKPSDGASTDPSGNASNGADTNPSGDASHDAGTGTGTGTGTGTGSEH
- a CDS encoding response regulator transcription factor, with protein sequence MTRVLVVEDEESFSDALSYMLRKEGFEVAIAATGPDGLDEFERNGADLVLLDLMLPGLPGTEVCRQLRSRSNVPVIMVTAKDSEIDKVVGLEIGADDYVTKPFSSRELVARIRAVLRRRGEPEEVTPQALEAGPVRMDVDRHVVTVSGSKVDLPLKEFDLLEMLLRNAGRVLTRMQLIDRVWGADYVGDTKTLDVHVKRLRAKIEPDPGAPRYLVTVRGLGYKFEP